Below is a window of Syntrophomonas wolfei subsp. wolfei str. Goettingen G311 DNA.
AAGTTATTAACCGGGAAAAAGAAATCTTGAAAGCTCAGGCCTTGGAAGAGGGAAAACCGGAAAAAGTTATCGAAAAAATGGTGGAAGGCCGGGTAGAAAAATTTTTCAAAGAGCGTTGCTTATTGGAGCAAGCTTTTATAAAGGATCTTGATAAAAGCGTTCAGGAGCTGATAAATGAAAATATAGCTCGAATGGGTGAAAACATAACCATAAGAAGGTTTGCTCGTTACGAAGTGGGCGAAGGAATTGAAAAAGAGAGCTGTGATTTTGCCAGTGAGGTTATGTCCCAGTTAAAATAAAAGGCAATATACTAATACCTGGTAACTCCGAAAATTATGTTTTTAATTCTGCTTTTAGGAGCAGTCCGGGAGGTAATCACTTGCAAAAGCCCAAGTATAAACGTATAGTTTTAAAACTCAGCGGAGAAGCACTAGCCGGCCATAATACTTACGGTATTGATAATGAAGTATTGAACTCCATTGCCCGGCAGGTGGTGGAAGTGGTGCGGCAGGAAGTGCAAGTTGCCATAGTTGTTGGGGGAGGCAATATTTGGCGTGGTGTAGCTGGCAGCGCCAAGGGTATGGATCGTGCTACAGCGGATTATATGGGGATGCTGGCTACAGTAATTAATGCCCTGGCCCTGCAGGATGCCCTGGAACAGGAAGGCATGGGAACCCGGGTAATGTCAGCTATTGAAATGAAAGAGGTCTGTGAGCCCTATATCCGGCGCCGGGCTATTCGTCATTTGGAAAAGGGGCGGGTAACCATTTTCGCCGCTGGAACCGGTAATCCCTATTTTTCTACGGATACTGCTGCGGCTCTGAGATCGGCCGAAATAGAAGCTGAAGTTATACTTATGGCTAAAAAAGTGGATGGGGTCTATGATGCGGATCCGGTTAAGAATCCTGCGGCCCTAAAATTTGACCGCCTGAATTACATAGATGTGCTAAGCCGGGGATTGGGGGTTATGGACTCCACTGCGGCATCCCTGTGCATGGATAACGGGATTCCCATAATTGTTTTTGATTTGACCCGGGAGGGCAACATTTTAAAGGCAGTATTGGGCGAAGAGATAGGAACCTATGTAGGGAGGTAATATGATGATTAAGGATATTTTAAGCGATACGGAAGAGAGAATGAAAAAAACCATTGAACACCTGAGAAAAGACCTGGCATCTTTAAGAGCTGGCAGAGCCAATCCGGCCATGCTGGAAAAGATTATGGTTGATTACTACGGGCAGCCTACTCCCATTAATCAACTGGCCAATATAACCGTGCCTGAAGCACGATTGCTGGTGATACAGCCCTGGGATAAGACCATCATCGCTTCTATTGAAAAAGCTATTATGAAATCCGATCTGGGAATAAATCCATCCAATGATGGCAATGTAATACGGCTGGTCATCCCCCAGTTGACCGAAGAAAGAAGAAAGGAACTGGTCAAGGTGCTGCGGAAAAGAGCGGAAGAAGCCCGGGTAGCGGTAAGAAATATTCGCCGGGACTCCAACGAACTTTTGAAGAGCGGTGAAAAGGAAAAGCTTATTTCCGAAGATGATAATAAAAAGGGCATGGATGATATTCAAAAGGAAACGGATCGACATATTAAAGAAATAGATAGCATTTTACAGGGCAAAGAGAAAGAAATAATGGAAGTTTAGATTTATCTTTCCCATTCTCCTGGCTATGGTTATAATATTACTAGCATGCAATACCCCCTGACGGGGGTTTTTAGTTTAGGGTGAAAGCATATGGTCATAAATAAAAAAGGGAAACTGGAAGAGCTTATCGACCAGAACAATCTACCACAGCATATAGCTATAATCATGGACGGCAATGGGCGCTGGGCCAATAAACGACTTTTGCCTAGAACCATGGGGCACCGGGCCGGTATGAGTTCCTTGAAGGAAGTGGTGCGGGCCTGTTCAGATGTAGGTGTATCCACCCTAACTGTCTTTGCTTTTTCTACGGAGAACTGGAAAAGGCCCCTGCAGGAAGTTGACTATCTCATGAAGCTACTGGTGGAATATCTTCACCGGGAATTGGAAGAATTACATGCCAATGCAGTTCGTATTAATGTACTGGGGGACTATAATTCTTTGCCTCATCAATGCCAGCTGGAAATAACGGAGGCGCTGCAGATTACTCGCAATAATACGGGTTTAAAGTTTAATATTGCCCTGAACTATGGCTCCCGTGCCGAGATTATAGCAGCAGTGAAGAAGCTGGCAGCCGGTCTATTGGCCGGGGAAATATGCCTGGAAGAGATTTCCGAGGAAAGCTTTGCTGCTTGTTTAACCACCTCCGGGATGCCCGATCCGGACCTATTAATAAGAACAGCAGGAGAGATGCGAGTAAGCAATTTTCTTCTCTGGCAGATTGCCTATACTGAGCTCTGGGTTACTGATTGCCTGTGGCCGGACTTTTCCCGGGAGCACCTTATGCAGGCTATTTGGGATTACCAGCATAGAGAAAGACGTTTTGGCGGGTTAAGTAGAAACAAACAGGGGGAGGAGAATGTTTAAAACCAGGCTGATAACTTCACTTGTCGGGATTCCCTTGTTAATTGCCATCTTATATCAGGGTGGATGGTACTGGAAAGGATTCTTTATATTGCTGGCCATTGTGGGACTATTTGAGTTCTATCGTATGATTATAAACAAGGGACATAAGGTTCTCCAGCTACCCGGTTATTTCTTGCTTTTGATTATACTATTAGGAGTTGATTATCCCCAATTCTTACTTCCAGGTATTTACCTCTTTTTGGTGGTGGCATTATTGTACTTTGTACTATGCTATCCACGTTTTTCACCGCTGGATCTGGCCTGGACTTTATTGGGTTCTGCTTATATCGGTTTTTTGCTGGCTTACACTATCCAGATCGCTGATCTGTCTCAGCCTTTTTTGGTAATACTCCTGGCCTTTCTTCTAACCTGGGCCAGTGACATAGGTGGTTATCTTTTTGGGTCTGTTTGGGGCAAACATAAAATGTCTCCCCTGCTTAGCCCCGGGAAGAGCTGGGAAGGAGCAGCAGGCTCCTTATTATTATCGCTGTTAGTTTCCTTTGCGTTTTTTAAACTATTAGACCTGGGGCAGCTGGGAATTAGCCCGGTAATTTTACTGGGGGTAGCAGCAAGTATTTTGGCTCAGTGCGGGGATTTGTTTATTTCCGGTATCAAAAGATATTCTGCAGTCAAGGATACCGGAAGGATTATTCCAGGCCACGGGGGTGTCTTGGACCGTTTTGACGCTTTTCTACTGGTAGTGCCGGCGGTTTATTATTTCTTTGTCTACTGTATATAAATGTTTTGGTAGAAGGAAAGTTGACTCCACTGCAAAAACCACTTTTGTTGCACAAGGGTTGCATACCACAACCACCGATGAAAAGTGAACAATGGTTAAACAATGGTTAAACAATAGTTAAACAATGGTTAAGCAATAGTTGAACAATGGTTGAACAATGGTTACGACTTTTCTTACTAAGCAAATATGCTTGAAGGAGTTAATGCGCTTGGATCCGGAGTTACAGAAATACTTAAAAACATTAAGCAAGACGACTATTGTGGTAATGGTGTTGCTGGCCATTTACCTCTTGTTTCATTATGTCTTTCCCCTGGCCGGAAAAATCCTGGCTCGTCTTCCCATCCTATTTTTACCCTTTATTTTTGCCATCCTGCTGGCGGTAATCATTGAGCCGGTGGTAAATTTCTTTGAAAAAAAGACCCATTTAAACCGGAATTGGTCGGTAGTTATTAGCCTACTGCTGGTAGTGGGAGGTTTTTTTACCCTCTTGTCTTTGCTGGTTTCCCGGATAATAAATGATATGTCTCGCCTCTATCCCCAGGTTCTGCATTATTCAGATCAAATAACGGCTAGCTTTATGGCTGCTATTAGTAATTTGAATCTCTTATACCTGGGTCTTAATCTCTCCCCCCAGGCGCAAAATGCCCTGCAGCAGAATATGGAGAATGGGATAAAGCTGGTAAGCAGTCTGATGGAAAAGAGCATCAATGGATTGATTCGTAGCCTGGCCATGCTGCCAGGCATACTGGTTTTTTTGATGATTGCCACCGTTGCTACCTTCTTTATTATCAAAGACCGGGCTCTTATAAGAAGTTTCGTCATGCAATGGATTCCCGGTAATGTTCGCTCTAAAACCCGAGAGGTTTTTGCTGAACTGTTCCGGGTTCTGGTAGGCTTTGTCAAAGCTTACGGTATACTCATATCGGTAACCACCATAGTTACTATGGTGGCTTTACGGGTGCTGGGTTTTGATTATGTAATTACCATTGGTATAATTGTAGGTCTCCTGGATATTCTTCCGGTGCTGGGACCGGGTGCCTTTTTTGTTCCCTGGATTATATGGCATTTCGTGGCGGGAGATTTGCATTTAGGGATTAGCCTCCTGATTGTCTACCTTTTGATTTCAGTAGTCAGACAGTTTCTCGAACCCAAGATCGTGGGAGATAATATTGGTTTGCATCCCTTGGCTACCTTGATATCGCTTTATGCCGGTTTGCAACTGGGCGGGTTTACCGGGATGATAATGGGACCGGTTCTGCTGGTTATATTTATTGCCAGTTACCGGGCGGGTTTATTTGACGGTCTTAATTGGAGGAAATGAAGCTTGATTGTATAAATATACTGCTCGCAGTCTATGCATGGGCAACACCTGCAGCTTGTCTCGCGGCTCAAGGGGTACGCGCTAACCTCCCGTCCATGGTCGAGTAGCGCTCTCGCGATGTCCTGTCGCTCGCCCCCTGTCGCCTGCTCGCCTTCGCTGGGTGTTGCATCCATGCTTCGCCAACGCTCGCTTGTATATTTATACAACCTTTATGCAGGAGAAGGAAGGTTTTATAATGAACAAGAAGCAGTCTAATGTAATTATTCTTGGCTCCACCGGCTCCATTGGCATACAAGCACTGGATGTAATCCGTATGCACTCTGATTCATTTAGAGTACTGGGACTCGCGGCCAAGGATGAAGTTCAGCTTTTGCGGGAACAGATCGAACTCTACCAGCCAGAATATATTTCTTTGGCTGATAAAGAAAGCATAAAAAAGCTCGGAGAGCTGGGTGGCAGCGGAGTTAAAAAAGCTCTGCCCGGGGTTGAAGGATTATGTGAATTAGCCAGTTTGCCTGAAGCGGATATTGTGCTGGTAGCTTTGAGCGGAGCTATAGGTATTTTGCCTACCTTGGCGGCCATTGAGGCCCGGAAAAGGGTAGCTTTGGCCAATAAGGAAACCCTGGTAGCTGCCGGGGATATTGTAATGCAAGAAGCACGACAGCAGGGAGCTTTAATTATTCCGGTAGACAGCGAACATTCAGCCATATTCCAGTGCCTGGCAGGTGAAGCCCGGCATCTGCATCGGATTTGGCTTACCGCTTCCGGCGGTCCTTTCCGGGATTTTACCCGGGAACAAATGAAAGCGGTTGATTTGGAGATGGCCTTGCAGCACCCTAACTGGTCCATGGGACCTAAAATAACCATTGACTCGGCAACATTGATGAACAAGGGACTGGAGGTTATTGAGGCACATCATCTGTTTGGAGTGGGGTATAATGAAATTGAAGTCCTGCTTCAAGCCGAGAGTATCATTCATTCCATGGTGGAACTACAGGATGGAGCATTCCTGGCCCACCTGGGAAGACCCGATATGAGAATACCTATACAGTATGCTTTAACTTATCCGGAGCGCATGGAGTCTCCGGTAGAAAGGCTGGATTTCAGAACGCTGGGGGCTATTCATTTTGGTCGCCCGGATACCCAGGCTTTTCCCGCTCTGGCTCTGGCTTATGAAGCGGGTAAAGCGGGAGGTACCATGCCGGCCGTGCTGAATGCGGCCAATGAGGTGGCGGTAAACTCCTTTATGCAAAGAAGGATAGATTTTGCCCGCATTCCTCTCCTGGTGGAAAGGGTTATGGAAATGCATGATATGGTGAAACAGCCCGACCTGGACAGTATACTGGCAGCTGATGCCTGGGCCCGGGTTCGTTGCGAGGAGCTTATATGAGGGCGGAAGGCGTCAGTAGGAAATTTACCTGCTATATTGTAATATACAAGCCCTTGGCAATTGTTCAACAATTGTTCAACAATCGTTAAAATCATAAATCTCGAAATAGCTTTTAGGAGGCTTGCATGAACACTATTCTTATTACCCTATTGATTATTGCGGTGCTGATTCTGGCCCATGAATGGGGTCATTTTGTAGTGGCCCGTCGAATTGGCATACCGGTTTACGAGTTTGCCATAGGCTTTGGCCCCAAAGTATTCTCCTGGAAAAGAAATGGGGTAATCTATTCTCTGCGTTTGATTCCTTTAGGGGGCTTTGTGCGCATGGCCGGGGAAGAGCCTGGTGATCCCGAAGAACCCAATGGTTTCAGCCATAGGACTCCCCTGGAAAAGATTCGGGTTTCCTTTGCCGGGCCTTTTATGAACTTTGTTCTGGCCCTGCTGATCTTTGTTTTCAGCTATAGTGTGATCGGCCTCCCCCATAGCTCCAACGAGCCTATAATTGGAACGGTAATCAAGGGGAAACCGGCGGATTTGGCAGGCATCAAGGCCGGTGACAGGATAATTTCGGCGAATGGTATTGCTGTAAACAGCTGGGCTGATTTTAACCAGCAGACCTCCCGTAGCAGCGGCCAGCCCTTGGAGCTACAGCTGGAGCGAAAGCAGCAGCGGCTTAGCCTGGAGGTTTCGCCGGTAAAACTTGATTCTTCCGGCAACATGGGTATTGGTGTTTTGAACCGGGTGGTTTATGAGAAACAGGGGATTTTAAAATCCATGGAACTGGGCCTGAAACAAACCTATGAACTTACTCTTCTGCTCTTTTCCGCTTTGGGAGTTCTAATAAGCGGCGGTGCCTCCATGGGTGATTTGGCCGGTCCGGTGGGGATAACGCGTCTGGTGGGTGAGTTTGCCCAGGTGGGCATGATATTCCTGCTTAACTTTACGGCTTTCTTAAGCATTAACCTGGGTATTATGAACCTCTTGCCTATTCCGGCTCTGGACGGCAGTAAAATCGTATTCGCCGTGGTGGAGGCCATACGCAAGAAGCCTCTGGACCCGGAAAAGGAAGGTTTTCTTAACTGGATAGGTTTTCTCTTTCTGATTGGTTTAATGATAATTGTAACTTTTAATGATATTGTAAGATGGATAAGAGGATAAGGGATATGCGTCGTAAAAGCAGGGTAATCAAAGTGGGAACAGTCCCGGTCGGGGGAGAGTACCCGGTGGTAGTGCAATCAATGACTAGCACCGATACCCGTGATATTGAAAGGACCGTAAAACAGATTAAGCAGATGGAAGCCGCCGGCTGTGAGCTGGTACGGGTGGCGGTGGTTGATGAGGAAGCTGCCCAGGCGATTTCCCGCATTAAACAGAAGATAAATATCCCCTTGATTGCCGATATCCATTTTGATCATCGCCTGGCCTTGAAAAGCATAGAGGCTGGAGCCGATGGCTTGCGGATAAACCCGGGCAATATAGGGGAAGAGAAGAAACTCTGTGAAGTAGTGAAGGCTTGCCAGGAGAAAAAAACACCCATAAGAATCGGGGTAAATGCTGGTTCTTTGGACAAAAGGATCTTGGATAGATTCGGTGGAATCTCGGCCCAGGCCATGGTGGCAAGCGCCCTGGAAAATGTAAAGCTTTTGGAAGATATGGACTTCCATGAAATAAAGTTGTCGTTAAAAGCCTCCTCGGTTATGCTGACGGTGGAAGCCTACCGCCTGTTGGCCGCAAAAGTTGATTATCCCTTGCATCTTGGAATTACCGAAGCCGGTACCAAGGATCGCGCTTTGATTAAGTCGGCCCTGGGAATAGGAATGCTTTTATACGAAGGGATTGGAGATACCATAAGGGTTTCCTTGACTGCTGATCCAGTGGATGAGGTATGGGCAGCCTATGAAATATTACGCAGTTTGGGCCTGCGCCAGCGGGGAATTGAACTGATTTCCTGTCCCAGTTGCGGCCGCTGTGAGATTGACTTGATAGAAACCGCCGAAGAGGTGGATAGGAAAATCAGGCATTACCAGCAAGCCTTGAAGGTGGCGGTTATGGGTTGTGTTGTCAATGGACCGGGGGAAGCCCGGGAAGCTGATCTTGGTATTGCCGGAGGACGGGGATTTGGTTTATTATTCAAGAACGGTGAGATAATTAAAAAAGTACCGGAAAGCGAGCTGGTGGCAGTGCTTTTGCGGGAAATTGAGGATAGCAGTAAAAAGTAAGGGGGTTTGAACTCTTGAAAGCTTCAGAATTATTCTTTCCCACTTTGCGGGAGGTACCCAGCGAGGCTGAAGTCTTGAGTCACCAGTTGCTGTTGAGAGCCGGCTTTATAAGAAAGGCTACTGCAGGTGTTTATAGCTATCTGCCTTTGGCCAACCGGGTTCTCAAAAAAATAATGAATATTGTCCGGGAAGAAATGGACCGGGCCGGGGGCCAAGAAGTAATTTTGCCTATAATCCAACCGGCGGAACTGTGGAAGAAATCAGGCCGTTGGGAGGTTTATGGCGATGAGATGTTTCGGCTAAAAGACCGGCACAATCGCGATTTTGCTCTGGGACCGACGCACGAAGAAATAATTACCACTCTGGTGGATGCTGATGTTCATTCCTACCGTCACCTGCCTTTGCTGCTTTATCAGATACAGAACAAATACCGGGATGAAATTAGGCCCCGTTTTGGCTTGATGCGCGGGCGGGAATTTATCATGAAAGACCTCTACTCCTTTGATATTGATGAGGAAGGATTGGATATTTCCTATCACAAAATGTACGAGGCCTATAATCGTATATTCCAGAGATTAAAGCTGCAATACCGGGTGGTGGAGGCTGACAGCGGGGCTATAGGCGGGAATGAAAGCCATGAATTCATGGTTTTGGCGGAAAACGGCGAAGCCGAGATAGTATACTGCAAAAACTGCGATTATGGAGCTAATACGGAAAAGGCGGTTTGTTCCCTAGAGGAACCAAAGGTTACAGAAGAAGAG
It encodes the following:
- a CDS encoding phosphatidate cytidylyltransferase, whose amino-acid sequence is MFKTRLITSLVGIPLLIAILYQGGWYWKGFFILLAIVGLFEFYRMIINKGHKVLQLPGYFLLLIILLGVDYPQFLLPGIYLFLVVALLYFVLCYPRFSPLDLAWTLLGSAYIGFLLAYTIQIADLSQPFLVILLAFLLTWASDIGGYLFGSVWGKHKMSPLLSPGKSWEGAAGSLLLSLLVSFAFFKLLDLGQLGISPVILLGVAASILAQCGDLFISGIKRYSAVKDTGRIIPGHGGVLDRFDAFLLVVPAVYYFFVYCI
- a CDS encoding isoprenyl transferase is translated as MVINKKGKLEELIDQNNLPQHIAIIMDGNGRWANKRLLPRTMGHRAGMSSLKEVVRACSDVGVSTLTVFAFSTENWKRPLQEVDYLMKLLVEYLHRELEELHANAVRINVLGDYNSLPHQCQLEITEALQITRNNTGLKFNIALNYGSRAEIIAAVKKLAAGLLAGEICLEEISEESFAACLTTSGMPDPDLLIRTAGEMRVSNFLLWQIAYTELWVTDCLWPDFSREHLMQAIWDYQHRERRFGGLSRNKQGEENV
- a CDS encoding 1-deoxy-D-xylulose-5-phosphate reductoisomerase; its protein translation is MNKKQSNVIILGSTGSIGIQALDVIRMHSDSFRVLGLAAKDEVQLLREQIELYQPEYISLADKESIKKLGELGGSGVKKALPGVEGLCELASLPEADIVLVALSGAIGILPTLAAIEARKRVALANKETLVAAGDIVMQEARQQGALIIPVDSEHSAIFQCLAGEARHLHRIWLTASGGPFRDFTREQMKAVDLEMALQHPNWSMGPKITIDSATLMNKGLEVIEAHHLFGVGYNEIEVLLQAESIIHSMVELQDGAFLAHLGRPDMRIPIQYALTYPERMESPVERLDFRTLGAIHFGRPDTQAFPALALAYEAGKAGGTMPAVLNAANEVAVNSFMQRRIDFARIPLLVERVMEMHDMVKQPDLDSILAADAWARVRCEELI
- the ispG gene encoding flavodoxin-dependent (E)-4-hydroxy-3-methylbut-2-enyl-diphosphate synthase; the encoded protein is MRRKSRVIKVGTVPVGGEYPVVVQSMTSTDTRDIERTVKQIKQMEAAGCELVRVAVVDEEAAQAISRIKQKINIPLIADIHFDHRLALKSIEAGADGLRINPGNIGEEKKLCEVVKACQEKKTPIRIGVNAGSLDKRILDRFGGISAQAMVASALENVKLLEDMDFHEIKLSLKASSVMLTVEAYRLLAAKVDYPLHLGITEAGTKDRALIKSALGIGMLLYEGIGDTIRVSLTADPVDEVWAAYEILRSLGLRQRGIELISCPSCGRCEIDLIETAEEVDRKIRHYQQALKVAVMGCVVNGPGEAREADLGIAGGRGFGLLFKNGEIIKKVPESELVAVLLREIEDSSKK
- the ytvI gene encoding sporulation integral membrane protein YtvI; protein product: MDPELQKYLKTLSKTTIVVMVLLAIYLLFHYVFPLAGKILARLPILFLPFIFAILLAVIIEPVVNFFEKKTHLNRNWSVVISLLLVVGGFFTLLSLLVSRIINDMSRLYPQVLHYSDQITASFMAAISNLNLLYLGLNLSPQAQNALQQNMENGIKLVSSLMEKSINGLIRSLAMLPGILVFLMIATVATFFIIKDRALIRSFVMQWIPGNVRSKTREVFAELFRVLVGFVKAYGILISVTTIVTMVALRVLGFDYVITIGIIVGLLDILPVLGPGAFFVPWIIWHFVAGDLHLGISLLIVYLLISVVRQFLEPKIVGDNIGLHPLATLISLYAGLQLGGFTGMIMGPVLLVIFIASYRAGLFDGLNWRK
- the rseP gene encoding RIP metalloprotease RseP; the protein is MNTILITLLIIAVLILAHEWGHFVVARRIGIPVYEFAIGFGPKVFSWKRNGVIYSLRLIPLGGFVRMAGEEPGDPEEPNGFSHRTPLEKIRVSFAGPFMNFVLALLIFVFSYSVIGLPHSSNEPIIGTVIKGKPADLAGIKAGDRIISANGIAVNSWADFNQQTSRSSGQPLELQLERKQQRLSLEVSPVKLDSSGNMGIGVLNRVVYEKQGILKSMELGLKQTYELTLLLFSALGVLISGGASMGDLAGPVGITRLVGEFAQVGMIFLLNFTAFLSINLGIMNLLPIPALDGSKIVFAVVEAIRKKPLDPEKEGFLNWIGFLFLIGLMIIVTFNDIVRWIRG
- the frr gene encoding ribosome recycling factor, whose product is MIKDILSDTEERMKKTIEHLRKDLASLRAGRANPAMLEKIMVDYYGQPTPINQLANITVPEARLLVIQPWDKTIIASIEKAIMKSDLGINPSNDGNVIRLVIPQLTEERRKELVKVLRKRAEEARVAVRNIRRDSNELLKSGEKEKLISEDDNKKGMDDIQKETDRHIKEIDSILQGKEKEIMEV
- the pyrH gene encoding UMP kinase; translated protein: MQKPKYKRIVLKLSGEALAGHNTYGIDNEVLNSIARQVVEVVRQEVQVAIVVGGGNIWRGVAGSAKGMDRATADYMGMLATVINALALQDALEQEGMGTRVMSAIEMKEVCEPYIRRRAIRHLEKGRVTIFAAGTGNPYFSTDTAAALRSAEIEAEVILMAKKVDGVYDADPVKNPAALKFDRLNYIDVLSRGLGVMDSTAASLCMDNGIPIIVFDLTREGNILKAVLGEEIGTYVGR